A genomic segment from bacterium BMS3Abin02 encodes:
- the dapB gene encoding 4-hydroxy-tetrahydrodipicolinate reductase, translated as MLRVGVSGAAGRMGGAVAAAIGADPEFAVGGLFDPAGGQVGGMAISTEPDTIEGCDVVVEFTNPAVVMDNLATWRRMGVHAVVGTSGFTEERIEAVRTSWGGGPPNCLIVPNFSIGAVLMMRFAELAAPHFDAAEIVELHHDRKADAPSGTAAATASRIAEANPEQRRAVESSELVPGARGASIAGVPVHAVRLPGLLAHQEVLFGAAGEVLRIRHDTTDRSSFLPGVLLAVRGIGELPGVTVGLDALL; from the coding sequence ATGCTGAGGGTTGGTGTTTCTGGTGCGGCAGGTCGCATGGGCGGCGCGGTCGCCGCTGCAATCGGTGCGGATCCGGAGTTCGCCGTCGGCGGTCTGTTCGATCCGGCGGGAGGACAGGTCGGGGGGATGGCTATCTCGACGGAGCCGGACACGATCGAGGGGTGCGACGTCGTTGTCGAGTTCACGAATCCTGCCGTGGTGATGGACAACCTTGCGACCTGGCGGCGGATGGGTGTCCATGCGGTCGTCGGCACGTCCGGCTTCACCGAAGAGCGGATCGAAGCGGTGAGAACATCCTGGGGCGGCGGCCCCCCCAACTGTCTGATCGTCCCCAACTTCTCGATCGGAGCCGTGCTGATGATGCGGTTCGCGGAACTGGCGGCGCCGCACTTCGATGCAGCCGAGATCGTCGAACTGCACCATGATCGCAAGGCAGATGCACCGTCGGGGACTGCTGCTGCAACGGCGTCACGGATCGCCGAAGCGAACCCCGAACAACGACGCGCCGTAGAGTCGAGCGAACTCGTACCTGGTGCCAGGGGCGCCTCGATCGCCGGCGTTCCCGTACATGCGGTCCGACTCCCCGGGCTGCTCGCTCACCAAGAGGTGCTCTTCGGTGCCGCGGGCGAGGTGCTGCGAATCCGTCACGATACGACCGATCGGTCCTCGTTCCTGCCGGGCGTGCTGCTCGCGGTCCGTGGGATCGGTGAGCTGCCCGGCGTGACGGTCGGCCTGGACGCCCTCCTCTGA
- the trxA_2 gene encoding thioredoxin: METTSVKNVDAADFSTEVLERSREVPVVVDFWAPWCGPCRVLGPTLERLADEYDGGFELAKLDVDTNQSLAGRFQVQGIPTVIAFRDGEPVDRFTGALPEAQIRAWLRKIIPSEADKTCAAALSAVSSGDVATAERLFREVLAVEPTHEEAAIGLADLLVTQGLEQEALALLDPLPPTPEVQRLQAMARIGSVDTSSIDDLQMKLADDPGNGVLLVHLGRALSAAGRTQEALDALLHAVTLGGEPREEGRKAMLDIFEILGPDDPLTGQYRRKLASALF; the protein is encoded by the coding sequence ATGGAAACTACATCCGTCAAGAACGTCGATGCTGCAGACTTTTCCACCGAAGTCCTCGAGCGGAGCCGAGAGGTACCCGTGGTCGTGGACTTCTGGGCTCCATGGTGTGGCCCGTGCCGGGTGCTCGGGCCCACGCTCGAGCGCCTTGCCGACGAATACGACGGCGGGTTCGAGCTGGCGAAACTGGACGTGGACACGAACCAGAGCCTGGCCGGCCGGTTTCAGGTGCAGGGAATACCGACCGTCATCGCCTTCAGGGATGGCGAGCCGGTCGACCGCTTCACGGGCGCGCTCCCCGAGGCGCAGATTCGCGCGTGGCTCCGCAAGATCATCCCATCCGAGGCCGACAAGACGTGTGCCGCGGCACTGTCGGCCGTCTCGTCCGGCGACGTCGCCACCGCCGAACGTCTCTTCCGTGAAGTCCTGGCCGTCGAACCGACGCATGAGGAGGCGGCGATCGGACTGGCCGACCTCCTGGTCACCCAGGGCCTCGAGCAGGAGGCGCTGGCCCTCCTGGACCCGCTCCCTCCGACCCCCGAGGTCCAACGCCTGCAAGCCATGGCCCGGATCGGCAGCGTGGACACGTCCTCGATCGACGATCTCCAGATGAAACTCGCCGACGACCCGGGCAACGGCGTACTCCTCGTGCACCTCGGCCGCGCGCTGAGCGCAGCAGGACGCACGCAGGAGGCGTTGGATGCCCTCCTGCACGCCGTCACTCTCGGAGGGGAACCTCGAGAGGAGGGACGCAAGGCCATGCTGGACATCTTCGAGATCCTCGGACCGGACGATCCGCTGACAGGCCAGTACCGCCGCAAGTTGGCCAGCGCGCTGTTCTGA
- the cypB_1 gene encoding peptidyl-prolyl cis-trans isomerase B, whose translation MSKQYSNPPEITIDLSKTHTATVHTSHGDIEIEFYAEEAPQAVNNFVFLAREGFFDGAIFHRVVPGFVIQGGDPTGTGRGGPGYRFRDELDHPRSYTRSTVAMANSGPNTNGSQFFICLEDVGLPHAYTIFGKVTEGMDAVDAIATTPLHGERPAEDAFIRSCDVSAG comes from the coding sequence ATGTCCAAGCAGTACTCCAACCCGCCCGAGATCACGATCGACCTGTCGAAAACCCACACGGCGACCGTGCACACGAGCCACGGCGATATCGAGATCGAGTTCTACGCCGAGGAAGCCCCGCAGGCCGTCAACAACTTCGTGTTCCTCGCAAGAGAAGGATTCTTCGACGGTGCGATCTTCCACCGTGTCGTGCCCGGCTTCGTCATCCAGGGTGGCGACCCGACAGGCACCGGCCGGGGAGGTCCCGGCTATCGCTTCCGGGACGAACTCGATCACCCGAGGAGCTACACGCGGAGCACCGTGGCGATGGCAAACTCCGGTCCCAACACGAACGGATCGCAGTTCTTCATCTGCCTCGAAGACGTAGGACTCCCCCACGCCTACACGATCTTCGGCAAGGTGACCGAGGGCATGGACGCCGTCGACGCCATCGCGACGACACCGCTGCACGGCGAACGACCCGCCGAGGACGCATTCATCCGTTCTTGTGATGTCTCGGCCGGTTAG
- the xynA1_2 gene encoding endo-1,4-beta-xylanase A precursor translates to MGAARARRALIAFALVLPTLIGNVPASSAGEIYPMIFPVLGPNHYTDTFTTSRSGGRTHGATDIMADRMIPIVAVADGTVGWMQDERGGRCCAMELRHDDGWVSWYIHMNNDTPGTDDGQGWGFAEGITQGVHVVAGQLIGWVGDSGNAENVAPQLHFELHRPDGTKFNPYESLLSATVITVPRTIDDRDGDGVSDAVDNCPDVTNPGQADTDGNGIGDRCDPWTDVLPDYWARASVDALYANGVTQGCASDPLRYCPEDPVTRAEMAAFLLRSLGIDETAVSFTGLFGDVSANDWYAGLVERLYQEGITTGCAADPLRYCPEDLVTRAEMAVFIIRALGAPVGDSQGSFSDVSPDAWFAPYVEQLATLGITGGYADGTFRPAQQITRAEMAVMVDRAFLGGM, encoded by the coding sequence ATGGGGGCTGCGCGAGCACGACGCGCTCTCATCGCGTTCGCCCTCGTCCTCCCCACTTTGATCGGCAACGTTCCTGCTTCCTCCGCCGGCGAGATCTACCCGATGATCTTCCCTGTGCTCGGCCCGAACCACTACACCGACACCTTCACTACTTCCCGATCAGGTGGACGAACTCATGGCGCCACCGACATCATGGCCGACAGAATGATCCCGATCGTGGCAGTTGCCGACGGGACCGTTGGATGGATGCAGGATGAACGCGGTGGGAGATGCTGTGCCATGGAGCTGCGCCACGACGACGGCTGGGTCAGCTGGTACATCCACATGAACAACGACACTCCCGGAACCGATGATGGACAGGGATGGGGCTTTGCCGAAGGCATCACACAAGGCGTCCACGTCGTCGCCGGTCAGCTGATCGGGTGGGTCGGTGACAGTGGTAATGCCGAGAACGTTGCGCCTCAACTTCACTTCGAGTTGCACCGACCCGACGGCACGAAATTCAATCCCTACGAGAGCCTCCTCTCCGCTACGGTGATCACGGTTCCGCGCACGATCGATGATCGAGATGGCGACGGTGTGTCCGACGCAGTCGACAACTGCCCCGATGTCACCAACCCGGGCCAAGCCGACACCGACGGCAACGGCATCGGCGACCGATGTGACCCGTGGACCGACGTGCTGCCCGACTACTGGGCTCGCGCCTCCGTCGATGCCCTCTACGCGAACGGTGTGACGCAGGGATGTGCCTCAGATCCGCTCCGCTACTGCCCCGAAGACCCAGTGACGAGAGCCGAAATGGCAGCGTTCCTGCTGCGCTCTCTCGGTATCGACGAGACCGCCGTGTCCTTCACCGGCTTGTTCGGTGACGTCTCCGCGAACGACTGGTATGCAGGGTTGGTAGAGCGCCTCTACCAGGAGGGAATCACGACGGGATGTGCCGCGGATCCGCTGCGCTACTGCCCCGAGGACCTCGTGACGAGAGCCGAAATGGCGGTGTTCATCATTCGCGCGCTCGGCGCGCCGGTCGGCGACTCCCAGGGCTCGTTCTCCGATGTCTCCCCGGATGCGTGGTTCGCGCCCTACGTGGAGCAGCTGGCCACACTCGGCATAACCGGCGGCTACGCAGACGGAACGTTCCGTCCCGCTCAACAGATCACCCGCGCCGAGATGGCCGTGATGGTGGATCGGGCATTTCTCGGAGGGATGTAG
- the rnjA gene encoding ribonuclease J 1, which yields MSVRISFLGGLGEIGRNCAAIEHDGKIALIDCGLMFPEEHMLGVDLVFPDWGWLVERKKDVVCVVITHGHEDHIGALGQFLGEVNVPVYGTEFSMALVAKRVEEYGVDADLRPVADNEWVEEDPFRFVLIPVSHSVPQGAGIAFDTPEGLIVHSGDFKLDPTPIDGRPTDLPGFAALGRDGVRLLLADSTNAEEPGFVPSETSLATPIREIVQHAPGRVISACFASHVHRVQQIADAAVASGRSIAFLGRSMQRVSGVAIELGILQIPEDRIMDIVDLIDLPPHKQMVISTGSQGEPFAALSLIASGRHKFVELDPTDTVLVSATPIPGNEAAVSRVISRLWRSGATVYHGRNSHVHVSGHGAQDELKTFLNVVRPRSFVPVHGEYRHLRAHSDLARQMRVPDVFTLEDGDAIVIDGDETRVEWGAVSGDFVYFDGSEFGDVGASVIRDRRHLGDDGVVIAIVGVRHGTAEVTYGPELHSHGLMDDPTTVLAEVKDAIVAELASRNGSCEAAVIKKATRDTVRRIVREKTARKPVVVSVVLET from the coding sequence GTGAGCGTACGAATCTCCTTCCTCGGCGGTCTGGGCGAGATCGGTCGCAACTGTGCGGCGATCGAGCACGATGGGAAGATCGCCCTCATCGATTGCGGGCTCATGTTCCCGGAAGAGCACATGCTCGGCGTCGATCTCGTCTTTCCCGATTGGGGATGGCTCGTCGAACGCAAGAAGGATGTCGTCTGTGTCGTGATCACGCACGGTCACGAAGACCATATCGGGGCGCTCGGACAGTTCCTCGGCGAGGTCAACGTGCCGGTGTATGGGACCGAGTTCTCGATGGCACTCGTAGCCAAGCGGGTCGAAGAGTACGGCGTCGATGCCGATTTGCGTCCCGTCGCCGACAACGAATGGGTCGAAGAAGATCCGTTCCGATTCGTGCTCATTCCCGTCTCACACAGCGTGCCGCAGGGTGCAGGGATCGCCTTCGATACTCCGGAGGGTCTCATCGTGCACTCGGGAGACTTCAAGCTCGATCCGACGCCGATCGACGGGCGGCCGACCGACCTACCGGGCTTCGCTGCGCTGGGGCGTGACGGAGTCAGGCTGCTGCTGGCCGACAGCACCAACGCGGAGGAGCCGGGATTCGTCCCCTCGGAGACGTCACTGGCGACGCCGATTCGGGAGATCGTCCAGCATGCCCCTGGACGGGTGATCTCTGCCTGCTTTGCCTCCCATGTCCATCGAGTTCAGCAGATCGCGGACGCTGCAGTGGCGAGTGGACGTAGCATCGCATTCCTCGGACGGTCGATGCAACGGGTGAGCGGCGTCGCCATCGAACTCGGCATCCTGCAGATTCCCGAGGACCGGATCATGGACATTGTCGACCTGATCGATTTGCCGCCACACAAGCAGATGGTCATCTCGACCGGCAGTCAGGGCGAGCCATTTGCGGCCCTCTCACTCATCGCGTCGGGCCGTCACAAGTTCGTCGAGCTCGACCCGACAGATACGGTGCTGGTGAGCGCAACACCGATCCCCGGAAATGAGGCGGCAGTGTCGCGAGTCATCAGCAGGCTCTGGCGCTCCGGCGCGACCGTGTATCACGGTCGAAACTCCCACGTCCACGTCTCGGGGCACGGTGCGCAAGATGAACTGAAGACTTTCCTCAACGTCGTTCGACCAAGGTCGTTCGTCCCCGTCCACGGCGAATATCGGCATCTTCGCGCGCACTCGGATCTCGCACGGCAGATGCGTGTGCCGGATGTGTTCACTCTCGAAGACGGAGATGCGATCGTCATCGACGGCGACGAGACGCGGGTCGAGTGGGGGGCAGTCTCCGGGGACTTCGTCTATTTCGACGGGTCGGAGTTCGGCGATGTGGGAGCGTCCGTTATCCGGGATCGCCGGCACCTCGGCGACGACGGGGTCGTGATCGCAATCGTGGGAGTGCGCCACGGAACCGCGGAAGTCACCTATGGGCCCGAGCTGCACAGTCACGGTCTGATGGACGACCCGACAACGGTGCTCGCGGAGGTCAAGGACGCCATCGTGGCCGAACTCGCCTCCCGGAACGGCTCCTGTGAGGCGGCGGTCATCAAGAAGGCCACGCGGGACACCGTTCGACGGATCGTCCGAGAGAAGACCGCCCGCAAGCCTGTGGTGGTCTCCGTCGTCCTCGAAACCTGA
- the spoIIIE gene encoding DNA translocase SpoIIIE produces MVLIVLAVLLTLAFFGKAGPAGKWTLAVLELLFGLWSYAVPVALAGLGLLLVADGRRSPSGRIATGVILAFVGTLALFHLMTGTVSLSASIELVKERGGAVGSLVAFPLRRVIGFWGAFVVLVAVTGAGLLILTRSTVRQMWLAIVEIFGALRAWSRQVRVKPRRAPVVQQVKPRPKHRAVTQQPPRKPSRPPKASRAKAKPGPGQTSIPLPAPAPGEGYRKPPLELLSIGAGEAHSRRALEETARELADALTQHGVDAHLTKIVPGPTVTRYEIELAPGVKVAKVTSLAHDIAYALATPDVRLLAPIPGKSAIGVEVPNRRRRLITLGDVLRSREAEEDADPLTVGLGLDISGNPTLLHLGELPHVLIAGATGAGKSSCINSMVTSLLMRTNPEDVRLIMVDPKRVELGQYNGVPHLLTKVITNPKKAADALQWVVAEMDRRYDLVADAQVRDIVGYREKWDADALDRDAFDRFPYIVVIVDELNDLMMVAGRQVEAAIVRIAQMARAVGIHLVIATQRPSVDVITGVIKANIPSRLAFSVASMADSRVILDTGGAEKLVGMGDMLVATATHPRPERIQGAWVSEDEIHSVVSWVKQQRKARYEDQVIEAVARQQQAAAEKDEGEDAALLRQAMELVVRSQLGSTSMLQRKLRVGFARAGRLMDILERKGVVGPSEGSKARAVLMTVEEFEELLAGAGTQA; encoded by the coding sequence ATGGTGCTGATCGTGCTGGCCGTCCTGCTCACACTCGCGTTCTTCGGAAAGGCGGGTCCTGCGGGGAAATGGACCCTGGCCGTGCTCGAGTTGCTGTTCGGCCTCTGGTCGTACGCCGTGCCGGTTGCACTCGCCGGCCTCGGACTCCTCTTGGTTGCGGACGGGCGCAGATCCCCCTCGGGGCGCATCGCCACAGGGGTCATTCTCGCCTTTGTCGGGACGCTCGCTCTGTTCCACCTCATGACCGGCACAGTCTCGCTTTCCGCATCGATCGAGCTCGTGAAGGAGCGTGGCGGAGCCGTCGGGTCACTCGTGGCCTTCCCGCTGCGCAGGGTGATCGGTTTCTGGGGTGCGTTCGTCGTGTTGGTCGCCGTCACGGGAGCGGGCCTGTTGATCCTCACCCGGAGCACCGTTCGCCAGATGTGGCTCGCCATCGTGGAGATCTTCGGGGCGTTGCGTGCGTGGTCCCGACAGGTTCGCGTCAAACCGAGACGCGCCCCGGTCGTCCAGCAGGTGAAGCCGCGACCAAAGCATCGCGCCGTCACACAGCAGCCTCCCAGGAAGCCGTCTCGTCCCCCGAAAGCGTCACGGGCGAAGGCCAAGCCGGGCCCGGGCCAGACCTCCATTCCGTTGCCCGCACCGGCTCCCGGGGAGGGCTACCGCAAGCCCCCGCTGGAACTGCTGAGCATCGGGGCCGGAGAAGCCCACAGCCGGCGCGCGCTGGAGGAGACGGCTCGGGAACTCGCAGACGCTCTCACGCAGCATGGGGTCGACGCTCATCTGACCAAGATCGTTCCGGGACCGACGGTGACCCGTTATGAGATCGAGTTGGCGCCCGGCGTCAAAGTTGCCAAGGTGACGAGCCTGGCACACGACATCGCGTACGCGTTAGCAACGCCGGACGTGAGGCTTCTCGCGCCGATACCCGGCAAGAGTGCGATCGGCGTCGAGGTCCCGAACCGCAGACGCCGCCTCATTACGCTCGGTGACGTCCTGCGGAGCAGGGAGGCCGAAGAGGACGCCGATCCTCTCACCGTCGGCCTCGGGCTCGATATTTCCGGCAACCCGACGCTGCTGCATCTCGGAGAGTTGCCGCATGTCCTCATCGCCGGCGCGACGGGAGCAGGCAAGTCGTCATGCATCAACTCGATGGTGACGTCTCTGTTGATGCGCACGAACCCGGAAGACGTCCGACTCATCATGGTCGATCCGAAGCGAGTCGAGTTGGGCCAGTACAACGGCGTACCGCATCTGCTGACGAAAGTGATCACGAATCCGAAAAAGGCCGCGGATGCGCTCCAGTGGGTGGTCGCCGAGATGGACCGTCGGTACGACCTCGTCGCGGACGCGCAGGTGCGCGACATCGTCGGCTACCGAGAGAAGTGGGACGCCGATGCCCTGGACAGGGATGCATTCGACCGGTTTCCCTACATCGTCGTGATCGTGGACGAGTTGAACGATCTCATGATGGTGGCCGGCCGTCAGGTGGAAGCGGCAATCGTGAGGATCGCGCAGATGGCGCGGGCCGTCGGCATCCATCTCGTCATTGCGACTCAGCGTCCGTCGGTCGACGTGATCACCGGCGTGATCAAGGCGAACATCCCCAGCCGTCTCGCGTTTTCTGTCGCATCGATGGCCGACAGCAGGGTGATTCTCGACACGGGTGGTGCCGAGAAACTCGTTGGCATGGGCGACATGCTGGTCGCAACCGCGACCCATCCGCGGCCCGAGCGAATCCAGGGCGCCTGGGTGAGCGAAGACGAGATCCACTCGGTGGTGAGTTGGGTCAAACAGCAGCGGAAGGCGCGCTACGAGGATCAAGTGATCGAAGCAGTTGCCAGGCAACAGCAGGCGGCGGCCGAGAAGGACGAAGGGGAGGACGCAGCCTTGCTTCGCCAGGCGATGGAGCTGGTCGTACGCTCCCAACTGGGATCTACCTCGATGCTGCAGCGCAAACTGCGCGTCGGGTTTGCGAGGGCGGGCAGGCTCATGGACATTCTGGAGCGCAAAGGTGTCGTCGGTCCTTCCGAGGGATCGAAGGCCAGGGCGGTCCTGATGACGGTGGAGGAATTCGAGGAGCTCCTGGCCGGTGCCGGGACGCAGGCGTGA
- the dapA_1 gene encoding 4-hydroxy-tetrahydrodipicolinate synthase — MTAPFGEVLTAMITPFDAEGNVDYQQAWNLATHLVESGSDGLVLTGTTGEAPTLTTDEKVALYRTVVEAVGGKATVVAGTGTNNTAASVELTRRAADVGCDGVMAVTPYYSKPSQAGLVSHFTAIADASELPVLLYNIPARTGRLIEIPTLVKVAAHSRIVAVKDAVMDIDHTAQARAALPEDFCIYSGQDSYTLAMMTVGAIGVVSVASHLAGKQIRRMVSAFTGGDIDEAMRLNYGLLPLFYACFLEPNPAPVKAAVDKLWGTVGTPRLPLQAASAETVAAIERALGVVQQL, encoded by the coding sequence TTGACAGCGCCATTCGGTGAAGTACTCACCGCCATGATCACTCCATTCGACGCCGAAGGGAACGTGGATTACCAGCAGGCGTGGAACCTGGCAACACATCTGGTCGAGAGCGGTTCCGACGGGCTCGTTCTCACAGGGACGACCGGCGAAGCGCCAACCTTGACGACCGACGAAAAGGTGGCACTCTATCGTACGGTCGTCGAGGCCGTCGGCGGGAAGGCGACCGTCGTTGCGGGAACCGGCACGAACAACACGGCCGCGTCCGTGGAACTCACCAGACGCGCCGCCGATGTCGGTTGCGACGGCGTGATGGCGGTGACACCGTATTACTCGAAACCTTCCCAGGCGGGCCTCGTCTCCCACTTCACGGCGATAGCCGACGCATCGGAGCTTCCGGTGTTGCTGTACAACATTCCGGCGAGGACGGGTCGGCTGATCGAGATCCCGACCCTGGTGAAAGTCGCGGCGCATTCTCGGATCGTTGCGGTGAAGGACGCCGTCATGGACATCGATCATACGGCGCAGGCCAGGGCCGCCCTGCCCGAAGACTTCTGCATCTACTCCGGTCAGGACAGCTACACGCTGGCGATGATGACGGTGGGGGCGATCGGGGTCGTCTCCGTCGCTTCTCATCTTGCCGGCAAGCAGATCAGGCGGATGGTGTCCGCGTTCACCGGTGGTGACATCGACGAGGCGATGCGGCTGAATTACGGGCTGCTTCCGCTGTTCTACGCATGCTTCCTCGAACCGAACCCCGCACCGGTGAAGGCGGCCGTGGACAAGCTGTGGGGAACGGTGGGAACACCAAGATTGCCGCTCCAAGCGGCCTCCGCAGAGACGGTCGCCGCCATCGAACGCGCTCTCGGAGTGGTGCAGCAGCTGTGA
- the actIII gene encoding putative ketoacyl reductase, with amino-acid sequence MPKIALVTGASQGIGLELAERLAADGYCLVLVGRDPHNLELAAAQLELDQPCRSITLSTDLSQPGATERLVDQLGERGLEIEVLVNNAAYGASGSFTELDLDTQLGMIRLNIASLTELTYRLARLMVRRGHGKILNVASTAAFEPGPGMAVYYATKAYVLSFSEAIAQELTNSGVTVTTLCPGPTETGFQRRAGIEASRLIQIGMMSAHDVATVGYEGMLAGKRIVIPGALNKATVQANRLLPRRLMTRVVGRVLRNR; translated from the coding sequence ATGCCCAAGATCGCGCTCGTCACCGGAGCATCACAAGGGATCGGACTCGAGCTTGCGGAGCGTCTGGCGGCGGACGGATACTGCCTGGTACTCGTCGGGCGCGATCCACACAACCTCGAACTGGCCGCCGCTCAGCTCGAGCTGGATCAACCGTGCCGATCCATCACCCTCTCGACGGATCTGTCACAGCCGGGGGCGACCGAGCGGCTCGTCGATCAGCTCGGCGAGCGGGGCCTCGAGATCGAGGTGCTCGTCAACAACGCCGCCTACGGTGCGAGCGGGTCCTTCACGGAACTCGATCTGGATACCCAGTTGGGGATGATCCGCCTCAACATCGCATCCTTGACGGAGTTGACCTACCGACTCGCCCGCCTGATGGTGCGACGCGGCCACGGCAAGATCCTCAACGTGGCGTCCACGGCGGCGTTCGAACCCGGGCCGGGAATGGCGGTCTACTACGCGACGAAGGCCTACGTGCTGTCCTTCTCCGAAGCGATCGCACAGGAACTCACGAACTCCGGTGTGACCGTCACGACCCTCTGCCCGGGCCCGACGGAGACCGGCTTTCAGAGACGTGCAGGGATCGAGGCATCCCGTCTCATCCAGATCGGCATGATGAGCGCCCACGATGTCGCCACCGTCGGGTACGAAGGGATGCTGGCCGGCAAGAGGATCGTCATCCCCGGAGCGTTGAACAAGGCGACCGTCCAGGCGAATCGTCTCCTCCCGAGGCGCCTGATGACACGTGTGGTCGGCAGGGTGCTCAGAAACCGCTGA
- a CDS encoding long-chain-fatty-acid--CoA ligase FadD15: MAELTQRFGTLVDIYSQAVRNFADRPVFGTKTGDHWHWITYREFGEMIDQIRGGLASLGVGRGDRVAIISNNRVEWAVIAGATYMLGATVVPMYETQLDKDWKYIIGDCSAKVLFVADEEIADRVEVFGDSFPTLEHVVVIDAGSDYEGLTYAQLLERGSARPAPVADVGRDDLADIIYTSGTTGNPKGVLLTHANLADNVSAELAVVPVTGDDRTLSFLPWAHSFGQTLELHGILAVGASMGIAESAAKIAENLMEVRPTLLIAVPRIFNRVYDGVNALMAEEGGLKKKLFDAALANEYRRMEMAEAGRTSPWVEAKHALFDRLVFSKIRERFGGRLAFAASGSAALSPEVNKFVDALGIVVLQGYGLSETSPLATVNPPEKRKVGSVGPAVPGVRIELDHVATADPNDGEIIIYGHCVMKGYHNLPEENEAVFTEDGGLRTGDIGHLDEDGYLYITGRVKEQYKLENGKYVVPAPIEEHVRLSPFIANIMIYGVNRPHNVALIVPDFDTLEKWAEKEGIDTSDRKRLIGDERVRDLFGLEIEAHSEGIKSYERVRDFFLIEEDFTQENGILSQTLKVKRREVMKRYGSDLESLYR, from the coding sequence ATGGCCGAGCTAACGCAGCGATTCGGGACGCTGGTCGACATCTATTCGCAAGCTGTTCGAAACTTCGCTGACCGTCCGGTGTTTGGCACCAAGACCGGCGACCATTGGCACTGGATCACCTATCGCGAATTCGGTGAGATGATCGATCAGATACGAGGCGGGCTGGCGAGCCTCGGTGTCGGTCGTGGGGATCGCGTCGCCATCATCAGCAACAATCGGGTCGAGTGGGCGGTGATCGCCGGGGCGACGTACATGCTCGGTGCCACCGTCGTGCCCATGTACGAAACGCAGCTCGACAAGGACTGGAAGTACATCATCGGCGACTGCTCGGCGAAGGTGCTTTTCGTTGCAGACGAAGAGATCGCCGACCGGGTCGAGGTGTTTGGAGACTCGTTTCCGACACTGGAACACGTCGTCGTGATCGATGCCGGTTCGGACTATGAAGGTCTCACCTACGCACAGCTCCTGGAACGTGGATCCGCCCGGCCTGCACCGGTCGCGGACGTCGGCAGAGACGATCTCGCGGATATCATCTACACGTCCGGCACCACGGGGAACCCGAAAGGGGTGCTGCTCACTCACGCCAACCTGGCGGACAACGTGAGCGCCGAACTCGCCGTCGTGCCCGTGACCGGAGATGATCGAACCCTCTCGTTCCTCCCTTGGGCGCACAGCTTCGGTCAGACCCTCGAGTTGCACGGAATACTGGCTGTCGGCGCGTCGATGGGGATCGCCGAGTCCGCGGCGAAGATCGCCGAGAATCTGATGGAGGTACGACCCACGCTCTTGATCGCCGTTCCACGCATCTTCAACCGCGTCTATGACGGTGTGAACGCGCTCATGGCAGAAGAAGGAGGGCTCAAGAAGAAACTGTTCGACGCTGCGCTGGCCAACGAGTATCGGAGAATGGAGATGGCCGAGGCCGGGCGAACCAGCCCTTGGGTCGAGGCAAAGCATGCGCTGTTCGATCGGCTCGTCTTCTCGAAGATTCGTGAGCGGTTCGGAGGCAGACTGGCCTTTGCGGCGAGCGGATCCGCGGCGCTGTCCCCGGAGGTGAACAAGTTCGTCGATGCGCTCGGCATCGTCGTATTGCAGGGCTACGGCCTCAGCGAGACGTCACCACTGGCGACGGTGAACCCACCCGAGAAACGCAAGGTCGGATCGGTGGGACCTGCAGTGCCGGGGGTGCGAATCGAGCTCGATCATGTGGCGACGGCGGATCCGAACGATGGAGAGATCATCATCTACGGGCACTGCGTCATGAAGGGGTATCACAATCTGCCGGAGGAGAACGAGGCCGTTTTCACCGAAGACGGCGGGTTGCGCACCGGGGACATCGGCCATCTCGACGAGGACGGCTACCTGTACATCACCGGCAGGGTGAAAGAGCAGTACAAGCTCGAGAACGGCAAGTACGTCGTGCCGGCACCCATCGAGGAGCACGTGCGCCTCTCGCCGTTCATCGCAAACATCATGATCTACGGAGTGAACCGTCCGCACAACGTCGCATTGATCGTTCCCGATTTCGACACGTTGGAGAAATGGGCCGAGAAAGAAGGCATCGACACGTCCGACCGGAAGCGACTGATCGGCGACGAACGGGTGCGGGACCTCTTCGGCCTCGAGATCGAGGCACATTCCGAAGGCATCAAGTCCTACGAGCGGGTCCGAGACTTCTTCCTCATAGAGGAGGATTTCACCCAGGAAAACGGCATCCTCTCGCAGACGCTGAAAGTGAAGCGCCGGGAGGTCATGAAGCGGTACGGAAGCGACCTGGAGTCGCTCTACCGGTAG